One Tautonia marina DNA segment encodes these proteins:
- a CDS encoding transposase, which translates to MGRIRKRHSPAFKAKVALQATKQEATIAELAREHQVHPVQISQWKKQLLDGVEDLFASGSSKRTPDPEALQGELYEQIGRLQMELAWVKKKAGL; encoded by the coding sequence ATGGGACGAATCCGCAAGCGGCACTCACCGGCCTTCAAGGCGAAGGTCGCCCTGCAGGCCACCAAGCAGGAGGCCACGATCGCCGAACTGGCCCGGGAGCATCAGGTCCATCCGGTCCAGATCAGCCAGTGGAAGAAACAACTGCTCGACGGCGTTGAGGACCTCTTCGCCAGTGGGTCGAGCAAACGAACCCCCGATCCCGAGGCCCTGCAGGGCGAACTCTACGAGCAGATCGGTCGGCTCCAGATGGAGCTGGCCTGGGT